The region TCATCCTCAGCTCACTCTCTTTGAAGCGTTACCGAATACCACTCGTTCCGCCTGGCTGTATGGGGTGGCTATCAACCCCCAGACCCTTCCCGATATGGAAGCCATGGATATGGTCAACGCCTTGAGTCAGCGGCAAATCCAGTCTCGCCCCTTTTTCAAGCCGGGTCATCAACAAAAACCATTTCAACCGTTTGTGAGTGATTCTTTGCCCAACGCTGATCGTTGGCACCAGCTGGGTTTTAATCTGCCCAGCTCCTCTTCGCTCTCTCCAGCGGATCAGGAACGGGTGATTGAAGCGGTACTGGATATTCTGAATCACAGGAAAACCCAGTCATGAGCGCTAAAACAATCGCCTTGATTCCGGCCCGGGGTGGTTCCAAAGGGTTACCGGGAAAAAACATTCGGCCCTTGTTGGGTAAGCCGCTACTGCATTACTCGGTTGAAGCGGCTCTGGGGTGTCACCGGGTGGATGCCGTGTATGTGTCCAGCGATGATCCCCGGATTCTGGAGGTGGCCCGTGATGCAGGCGCCCTGACCGCTCCACCCCGTTCCTCTGAATTGGCCAACGATACCGCATCCTCACTGGATGTGACTTGCGATTTTTTGACCTGGTATGAGCGGGCCTTTTCCGAGCGTATCGACACCCTCATTCTGTTGCAGCCCACCTCGCCCCTGCGAACCGCCGCCCATTTGCAAGCGGCCCTGCAATTGTACGACTTTCATCGGTCGGAAGCACCGACTATTGTGAGTGTTACCCCGGCCAAGCCGTTGGCATGGCAAGGGCAAATTGCCCCGGACGCCGGGCATTTCCAGCCTCATCAGCAGGCCAGCGCCAACACCAATCGACAAATCGAACCGGCCAATTATCAGCTCAACGGGGCCATTTATATCGCCCCGGCCAGTCGATACCTGAATCGAACCTTTATGCAAGCGCCGGTATACCCTTACATCATGTCGGCACAAGCCTCCGTAGATATTGATACCCTGAGCGATTTCCTGTTGGCCGAGGCCCT is a window of Vampirovibrio chlorellavorus DNA encoding:
- a CDS encoding acylneuraminate cytidylyltransferase family protein encodes the protein MSAKTIALIPARGGSKGLPGKNIRPLLGKPLLHYSVEAALGCHRVDAVYVSSDDPRILEVARDAGALTAPPRSSELANDTASSLDVTCDFLTWYERAFSERIDTLILLQPTSPLRTAAHLQAALQLYDFHRSEAPTIVSVTPAKPLAWQGQIAPDAGHFQPHQQASANTNRQIEPANYQLNGAIYIAPASRYLNRTFMQAPVYPYIMSAQASVDIDTLSDFLLAEALLRAQSTVSGTALRGC